In the Mycobacteriales bacterium genome, GTCGACCCCGCCGTAACAGTTTTGTCAGATCTCGCCCATACGTTCGGCCGGTGACCGATGACGACCTCGCGACCCGGTTCCTTGCGCTGCACTCCGGGGCCGCCCCGCTGCTGATCCCGAATCCCTGGGACGCGGGATCCGCCAAGGTGCTGGTCTCTCTCGGTTTCCAGGCCCTGGCGACGACGAGCAGCGGCTTCGCCGCGACGCTCGGTCGCAGCGACGGTTCGGTCACCCGCGACGAGGCGCTGGCCCATGCCGCGACGGTGTCAGCCGCGGTCGACGTGCCGGTCTCGGCCGACCTGGAGAACTGCTTCGCCCACGATCCCGAGGGCGTCGCGCAGACGGTGACCCTCGCGGCAGGGACCGGGTTGGCGGGCTGCTCCATCGAGGACTACTCGGCCGAGCTCAGCGATCCGATCTACGACCTGCCGCTCGCGGCCGAGCGGGTCGCGGCCGCGGCGGAGGCGGCGCACTCCGGCCCGCGGCGCCTCGTCCTCACCGCTCGCTCGGAGAACTACTTGCGCGGGCGTCCGGAT is a window encoding:
- a CDS encoding isocitrate lyase/phosphoenolpyruvate mutase family protein; the encoded protein is MTDDDLATRFLALHSGAAPLLIPNPWDAGSAKVLVSLGFQALATTSSGFAATLGRSDGSVTRDEALAHAATVSAAVDVPVSADLENCFAHDPEGVAQTVTLAAGTGLAGCSIEDYSAELSDPIYDLPLAAERVAAAAEAAHSGPRRLVLTARSENYLRGRPDLADTITRLQAFQEAGADVLYAPAITAAEEIRAVVESVDRPVNVLLLPGGPDVAGLAALGVRRISVGGAFAYAALAGLVDAANELLGPGTLGYWARAEVGGAAARAAFAKPGS